From Syntrophorhabdus sp., a single genomic window includes:
- a CDS encoding HDOD domain-containing protein, which produces MEREEILKRLRKIDVLPTFPAVMAEVMRVIEDPMSSAADLARTMDPSMAGEVLRLANTAYFGTRNFRRIASIEHAIAIVGLEQLSQIILHMPFLSMMGGEGGLDREKFIRHSMICGITSKVISRTLHAGDEHAVYIGGLMHDIGAIVIFRYFSEEWMVMRALVINEGRTWTEAEEAVLSCDHGMIGACLLTMWNIPQAVTDGVMHHHAPLRAAGNVWNAKLIDVGNRFAKKVDLSDNFASLDEFINNNKYFIPLVEETGLEVTLSQELDLFEGVYALMKNARGLLSCPGDAGDDQGTGS; this is translated from the coding sequence ATGGAACGCGAAGAGATTCTGAAGAGACTCAGGAAGATAGACGTTTTGCCCACCTTTCCGGCGGTCATGGCCGAGGTCATGCGCGTCATCGAGGACCCGATGAGCTCCGCCGCGGACCTCGCGAGAACGATGGACCCGTCCATGGCAGGCGAGGTCCTGCGCCTTGCCAACACCGCCTACTTCGGGACGCGGAATTTCCGCAGGATCGCGTCCATCGAGCATGCCATAGCCATCGTCGGGCTGGAGCAGCTTTCCCAGATCATCCTCCACATGCCCTTTCTCTCGATGATGGGAGGTGAGGGCGGTCTCGACAGGGAGAAGTTCATACGGCATTCCATGATCTGCGGTATAACGTCCAAGGTCATAAGCCGCACCCTCCACGCGGGAGATGAACACGCCGTATACATAGGCGGTCTCATGCACGATATCGGGGCCATCGTCATATTCCGGTACTTCAGCGAGGAATGGATGGTGATGAGAGCTCTCGTGATAAACGAGGGCAGGACATGGACAGAGGCGGAGGAGGCCGTTCTTTCCTGTGACCACGGGATGATAGGGGCCTGTCTTTTGACCATGTGGAACATACCCCAGGCGGTGACCGACGGGGTCATGCACCACCACGCCCCCCTGAGGGCCGCCGGGAACGTGTGGAACGCAAAGCTGATCGATGTGGGAAATAGATTTGCAAAAAAGGTCGATCTGAGCGATAATTTCGCCAGTCTCGATGAATTTATTAATAATAACAAATACTTCATTCCCCTTGTCGAGGAGACGGGGCTTGAAGTGACGCTTTCGCAGGAACTGGACCTCTTCGAGGGGGTGTACGCCCTGATGAAGAACGCGAGAGGGCTCCTGTCCTGCCCGGGAGATGCAGGGGATGATCAAGGTACTGGTAGTTGA
- the flhA gene encoding flagellar biosynthesis protein FlhA — MGAMAAGLKNKSDMLVALSVVFVVMIMIVPLNSFFIDIFLSLSISVSLLILFISMYIKRPLDFSVFPSVLLIVTLFRLSLNIASTRLILVHGDEGASAAGQIIKGFGTFIVGGNYVVGAVVFLILMIINFVVITKGAGRVAEVAARFTLDAMPGKQMSIDADLNAGLIDDTTARKRRERVEMEADFYGAMDGSSKFVRGDAIAGIIIIFVNIIGGLVIGVVQKGMDINNALSVYTILTIGEGLVAQIPALLTSTAAGIIVTRAASESNLGSDVVSQVFTQPRALVLASFVILSIGMVPGIPLVPFLILSSITYGVSHVMKKAPEEELPAVLEASAESKEKTELIQPLEILEVEIGYGLIPIVDAEQNGELLDKIRAIRKQIAVELGIVVPPMKLRDNLQLGASEYVVLLKGIEMGRGSLISGNLLAMGPEGKERPGDGIPTKEPVFNLDAYWIAEKDRDAYISEGFTVVDHPTVIATHLTELVRNNAHELLTRQETQKLIDNIAPTHQKVIEEISQNQVNVGVVQKVLQNLLREQVSIRDLITILEAVADASSSTKDPDTITEYVRQKMARSILKPYLVDGILNIHILEKTLEERLLGSIQPTDQGAVLALDLGFSQKLIEKIGTEAKKAMLQSYQPVILVHPLLRGRLRRFLDRYIQGITVISHNEIPPQIRIQSVGVIRINEG, encoded by the coding sequence ATGGGTGCCATGGCAGCCGGTCTGAAGAACAAGAGCGACATGCTCGTAGCGCTGAGCGTTGTCTTTGTGGTCATGATAATGATCGTGCCCTTGAACAGCTTCTTCATCGATATCTTCCTGTCGCTCAGCATCTCGGTCTCTTTGCTCATCCTCTTCATCTCCATGTACATCAAGAGGCCCCTTGATTTCTCCGTTTTTCCCTCCGTGCTTCTCATAGTGACCCTCTTCCGGCTGTCGCTGAACATCGCCTCGACGCGGCTCATCCTCGTCCATGGTGACGAGGGCGCGTCGGCGGCAGGACAGATCATCAAGGGTTTCGGCACCTTCATCGTCGGCGGGAACTATGTTGTCGGCGCCGTCGTCTTCCTCATCCTCATGATCATCAACTTCGTCGTTATAACGAAAGGTGCGGGAAGGGTCGCCGAGGTGGCAGCCCGCTTCACTCTCGACGCCATGCCGGGAAAGCAGATGAGCATTGACGCCGACCTCAACGCCGGGCTCATCGATGATACGACGGCCCGCAAGCGCAGGGAACGGGTCGAGATGGAGGCCGACTTCTACGGCGCCATGGACGGTTCCAGCAAGTTCGTCCGTGGTGATGCCATCGCCGGTATCATCATCATCTTCGTGAACATCATCGGTGGCCTGGTCATCGGTGTCGTTCAAAAGGGAATGGACATCAACAACGCCCTGTCGGTTTACACGATCCTGACCATAGGCGAGGGGCTTGTCGCCCAGATCCCGGCCCTGCTGACGTCAACCGCGGCCGGCATTATCGTGACCCGGGCGGCGAGCGAATCCAACCTGGGAAGCGACGTGGTGTCCCAGGTCTTCACTCAGCCCAGGGCGCTCGTGCTTGCTTCCTTCGTCATACTCTCCATCGGCATGGTCCCCGGCATACCGCTCGTGCCTTTTCTCATCCTCTCCTCCATCACGTACGGGGTGAGCCACGTCATGAAAAAGGCGCCGGAGGAGGAGTTGCCCGCGGTCCTCGAGGCTTCGGCAGAATCGAAGGAGAAGACCGAGCTCATTCAGCCCCTCGAGATACTGGAGGTGGAGATCGGCTACGGCCTCATACCCATCGTGGACGCCGAACAGAACGGTGAACTCCTCGACAAGATCCGGGCCATCCGAAAACAGATAGCCGTGGAGCTGGGCATCGTGGTCCCGCCCATGAAGCTCAGGGACAACCTGCAGCTCGGCGCATCGGAGTACGTGGTCCTGCTCAAGGGAATAGAGATGGGCCGGGGCAGCCTCATCTCGGGGAACCTCCTCGCCATGGGGCCGGAGGGGAAGGAGAGACCGGGGGACGGCATCCCCACGAAGGAACCTGTCTTCAACCTCGATGCCTACTGGATAGCCGAGAAGGACCGCGATGCCTACATATCGGAAGGCTTCACCGTTGTCGATCATCCCACGGTGATCGCGACGCACCTGACGGAGCTGGTGAGGAACAACGCCCATGAGCTCCTGACGAGGCAGGAGACCCAGAAGCTCATCGACAACATCGCCCCGACGCACCAGAAGGTGATCGAAGAGATCTCCCAGAATCAGGTCAACGTGGGTGTTGTCCAGAAGGTGCTGCAGAACCTTCTGCGCGAACAGGTCTCCATCCGGGACCTCATAACGATCCTCGAGGCGGTGGCAGACGCGTCGTCGTCCACGAAGGACCCTGACACCATCACCGAGTACGTCCGTCAGAAGATGGCGAGAAGCATCCTCAAGCCCTACCTCGTGGATGGTATCCTCAACATCCACATCCTGGAGAAGACGCTGGAGGAGAGGCTCCTTGGCAGCATACAGCCGACGGACCAGGGGGCGGTCCTGGCACTCGACCTCGGTTTCAGCCAGAAGCTGATAGAGAAGATCGGCACCGAGGCGAAGAAGGCCATGCTCCAGAGCTACCAGCCCGTTATCCTCGTCCATCCCCTTCTGAGGGGAAGACTGAGGAGGTTCCTCGACCGTTACATCCAGGGAATAACCGTTATCTCCCATAACGAGATACCGCCCCAGATAAGGATCCAATCAGTGGGGGTCATAAGGATCAATGAAGGTTAA
- a CDS encoding chemotaxis response regulator protein-glutamate methylesterase: MIKVLVVDDSLVMRKTISRMLSKDRAIEVVGTAVDGRDALEKVESLKPDVITMDVEMPVMNGIEALKRIMEKDPVPVIIMSALTREGAEITMEALQLGACDFVTKDFTNVGNAFSSKEAEVITKVKNVAKNKVRFLLRKLDIKPKTAVVISPDQKVRHEVLAIGASTGGPPALQHILTRLPRAFPVPIVIAQHMPKIFTQSFSQRLDAVSQLQVKEAEDGETLRAGIAYIAPGNTHMAVRRKGRSAFVQFTDGTQYIYRPSVDLLMSTTAEAFERQSFGVILTGMGNDGLQGMKEMKARGGYIVAQDEETCVVFGMPRAVISANLADAVLPIDKISEEIMRVL, translated from the coding sequence ATGATCAAGGTACTGGTAGTTGACGATTCACTGGTGATGCGCAAGACGATATCGAGGATGCTGTCGAAGGACAGGGCCATCGAGGTCGTGGGCACTGCCGTTGACGGCAGGGATGCCCTCGAAAAGGTGGAATCCCTCAAACCCGACGTCATCACCATGGATGTGGAGATGCCTGTCATGAACGGCATCGAGGCCCTGAAGAGGATCATGGAGAAGGACCCCGTGCCGGTGATCATCATGAGCGCCCTGACCAGGGAAGGTGCCGAGATCACCATGGAGGCCCTGCAGCTCGGCGCCTGTGATTTTGTCACGAAGGATTTCACCAATGTGGGCAATGCCTTCTCCTCGAAAGAGGCGGAAGTGATCACGAAGGTGAAGAATGTGGCAAAGAACAAGGTCAGATTCCTCCTTCGCAAGCTGGACATCAAGCCGAAGACCGCCGTCGTGATCAGCCCGGACCAGAAGGTCCGTCATGAGGTCCTTGCCATAGGAGCCTCCACGGGCGGGCCGCCGGCCCTGCAGCATATCCTGACGAGGCTTCCCCGTGCCTTCCCGGTCCCCATCGTCATTGCCCAGCACATGCCCAAGATCTTCACACAGTCCTTTTCCCAGAGGCTTGACGCCGTGTCGCAGCTGCAGGTGAAGGAAGCGGAGGATGGGGAGACGCTGCGGGCGGGCATCGCCTACATCGCTCCCGGGAACACCCATATGGCGGTGAGGAGAAAGGGCAGAAGCGCCTTTGTTCAGTTCACGGACGGGACACAGTACATCTATCGGCCTTCCGTCGACCTTCTCATGAGCACCACGGCGGAAGCCTTCGAGAGGCAGTCTTTCGGCGTCATCCTGACCGGCATGGGCAACGACGGGCTTCAGGGCATGAAGGAGATGAAGGCGAGGGGTGGGTACATCGTGGCCCAGGACGAAGAGACCTGTGTTGTCTTCGGAATGCCGAGGGCGGTGATCTCGGCGAATCTGGCCGACGCGGTGCTCCCCATCGATAAAATATCGGAAGAGATCATGAGGGTGCTATGA
- a CDS encoding FliA/WhiG family RNA polymerase sigma factor, producing the protein MMTWKKGYAKTFRDERERTIDEFIPIIKHLAYKVSRRYEDDEIIEDLISAGIVGLLEAMEKFDATKGAKLNTFAYLRIRGAMIDELRSRDWFPRSARSKSKKINEVVRKLENKLGRLPKEEEVAEALGMDLDDYFKMLKNYGNLSVLSIEDLHELLGEDRDRIMRYVTEEGDDPEKCAEVLELERIMAGEFDKLPERQRYVLSLYYHEDLNMKEIARVLSITEARVCQIHSQAILNLRVSMKKYLRN; encoded by the coding sequence ATGATGACATGGAAAAAAGGATACGCAAAGACATTCAGAGACGAACGTGAAAGGACCATCGACGAATTCATTCCCATCATCAAGCACCTTGCTTACAAGGTGTCCCGGCGATACGAGGATGACGAGATCATAGAGGACCTCATTTCCGCGGGGATAGTGGGACTCCTTGAGGCGATGGAGAAGTTCGACGCCACGAAGGGCGCCAAGCTCAACACCTTTGCCTACCTCAGGATACGGGGCGCCATGATCGACGAACTGCGTTCCCGCGACTGGTTTCCGAGAAGCGCCCGGTCGAAGTCCAAGAAGATAAACGAGGTCGTGCGGAAACTGGAGAACAAGCTGGGAAGGCTGCCGAAGGAAGAAGAGGTGGCCGAGGCGCTGGGGATGGACCTCGACGATTACTTCAAGATGCTCAAGAATTACGGGAACCTCTCTGTTCTCAGCATAGAGGACCTCCACGAGCTCCTGGGAGAAGACCGCGACAGGATAATGCGCTACGTGACGGAAGAGGGCGACGACCCGGAGAAGTGTGCCGAGGTCCTGGAGTTGGAACGCATAATGGCCGGCGAATTCGACAAGCTGCCGGAGAGGCAGCGCTATGTCCTGAGCCTCTACTACCACGAGGACCTGAACATGAAGGAGATAGCACGCGTCCTCTCCATCACCGAGGCCCGGGTCTGCCAGATCCATTCCCAGGCGATCCTGAACCTCAGGGTGTCCATGAAGAAATACCTTCGCAATTAA
- the fliQ gene encoding flagellar biosynthesis protein FliQ — protein MSQDLVVQIFRDFLKSTLVLMSPLLVASIAVGLIISIFQAATQIHEMTLVFVPKILVISVCLIVLFPWMMNFAISFTANLISNIPLYVR, from the coding sequence ATGAGCCAGGACCTAGTTGTCCAGATATTCAGAGACTTTCTCAAATCGACGCTCGTCCTCATGTCGCCCCTTCTCGTGGCGTCCATAGCGGTGGGCCTCATCATCAGCATCTTTCAGGCGGCCACGCAGATCCACGAGATGACCCTCGTCTTCGTGCCGAAGATCCTTGTCATCTCGGTCTGCCTCATAGTCCTCTTTCCCTGGATGATGAATTTCGCCATTTCCTTCACGGCGAATCTCATCAGCAACATACCACTGTACGTGAGATAG
- a CDS encoding MinD/ParA family protein: MVGNGSRTIAITSGKGGVGKSSIASNMAYLLGKMKRSTFILDADLSLGNIDIMFGMVPKFNVRDVIEGTREIGEVILEGPCGIKIIPATSGVSEFSQLDEEGRTILMSSLGTLPRHDFLLVDTSAGISSNVVYFNAMSHDILVVVTPDPASITDSYAMVKVLSTKTGRKDFNIVVNMVREEKEALELFRKVVGVTDRFLDVYLNYFGYIPLDQHVSIATRKQRLWAEHFPDAVATRALAKICDRLVS; the protein is encoded by the coding sequence ATGGTAGGAAACGGAAGCAGAACGATCGCGATCACGAGCGGCAAGGGCGGAGTGGGCAAATCCTCGATAGCGTCGAACATGGCCTATCTTCTCGGGAAAATGAAGAGGTCCACCTTCATTCTCGATGCGGACCTGTCGCTGGGAAACATCGACATCATGTTCGGCATGGTCCCGAAATTCAACGTGCGCGATGTCATCGAGGGAACCCGCGAAATAGGCGAGGTCATCCTCGAAGGGCCCTGCGGGATAAAGATCATACCGGCCACCTCCGGGGTGAGCGAGTTCTCTCAGCTCGATGAGGAGGGAAGGACGATCCTCATGAGCTCCCTCGGCACCCTGCCGCGGCATGATTTCCTCCTCGTCGACACCTCCGCGGGGATCTCCTCCAACGTCGTCTATTTCAACGCCATGAGCCACGACATCCTCGTCGTGGTCACGCCGGACCCGGCAAGCATCACCGATTCCTACGCGATGGTGAAGGTGTTGAGCACGAAGACGGGCAGGAAGGACTTCAATATCGTGGTCAACATGGTGAGGGAAGAGAAAGAGGCCCTCGAACTGTTCAGGAAGGTTGTCGGCGTCACCGACAGGTTTCTCGATGTATACCTCAATTACTTCGGTTACATACCTCTCGATCAGCATGTGAGCATCGCAACAAGAAAGCAGAGGCTCTGGGCGGAGCATTTTCCCGATGCTGTCGCGACGCGGGCGCTTGCAAAAATCTGTGACAGGTTGGTGTCATGA
- the flhB gene encoding flagellar biosynthesis protein FlhB, whose translation MSENFQEKTEQPTEKRLEDARKKGKIAVSREVNTSVMILFSTIFLYFTVSKGFQEMFRVYANFATNSNMDVGPGNMYDIFSFALVRWWYIVVPVFGIMLVLGVAGSVLQSGFMWSFEALKVDLGKVNPLQGMKNLFSKRSIVELLKGVIKIVLLIYVARNLIMSQMPVIFGLSGQDTGTIVAFLGEASFALTLKIGIIFLFLAALDFAYQKWDYRKSMMMSMQEVKEEHKEREGNPLVKGRIRSLQREMARRRMMEDVKTADVVVTNPTHFAVALKYRAHEMPAPKVVAKGAGFVALRIKELAGESRVPLVENRPLAQGLYHAVNVGDFIPEKFYLIVAELLAGIFRRRGKGSL comes from the coding sequence ATGTCGGAGAATTTTCAGGAAAAGACCGAGCAGCCCACCGAAAAACGGCTGGAAGACGCGCGCAAGAAGGGTAAGATAGCGGTCTCCCGGGAGGTCAACACCTCCGTGATGATCCTCTTCTCGACCATTTTCCTGTACTTCACGGTCTCGAAGGGCTTCCAGGAGATGTTCAGGGTGTACGCGAACTTTGCCACGAACAGCAACATGGACGTGGGACCCGGCAACATGTACGACATATTCTCCTTCGCCCTTGTCAGATGGTGGTATATCGTGGTGCCCGTCTTCGGGATCATGCTCGTTCTCGGTGTTGCCGGCAGCGTCCTCCAGTCGGGGTTCATGTGGAGCTTCGAGGCTTTGAAGGTGGACCTTGGCAAGGTGAATCCCCTGCAGGGAATGAAGAACCTCTTCTCGAAGAGGTCCATCGTGGAACTCCTCAAGGGGGTCATCAAGATCGTGCTTCTCATCTACGTGGCGCGCAATCTCATCATGAGCCAGATGCCCGTCATCTTCGGTCTTTCCGGACAGGACACGGGCACCATCGTCGCCTTCCTCGGAGAGGCGTCCTTCGCCCTGACCCTGAAGATCGGCATAATCTTCCTCTTCCTGGCGGCTCTCGATTTCGCGTATCAGAAGTGGGACTACAGGAAGTCGATGATGATGAGCATGCAGGAGGTCAAGGAGGAGCACAAGGAGCGTGAGGGCAATCCGCTCGTCAAGGGGAGGATACGGAGCCTCCAGCGCGAGATGGCCCGGCGCAGGATGATGGAAGACGTGAAGACGGCCGACGTGGTCGTGACGAACCCGACGCACTTCGCCGTCGCCCTGAAGTACAGGGCCCATGAGATGCCGGCGCCGAAGGTCGTCGCCAAGGGCGCGGGGTTCGTGGCCTTGAGGATCAAGGAACTGGCGGGTGAGAGCCGCGTGCCTCTTGTCGAGAACAGGCCGCTGGCGCAGGGTCTCTATCACGCGGTGAACGTGGGCGATTTCATTCCCGAGAAGTTCTACCTCATCGTGGCAGAGCTGCTCGCCGGGATCTTCCGACGCAGGGGAAAGGGGTCACTGTAA
- the fliR gene encoding flagellar biosynthetic protein FliR gives MTEIAITFEIQRFLLVFFRVAAVLFMIPLFASRSVSALFKGGLSLMIAYLLYDLVKAPATVQQDSFLLFVLCAKEVFIGATIGFVVRLVFVSASMSGEIISLQAGLGFARFMDPYSQQQVSLLEQIKNLIALLVFFVIDAHHMLIKGIAYSLQELPIGAMSLNSSLAGFLVKATGSIFGSAFRIGAPIIVTLFLVELAFGMLSRMIPQANIFVDAIPVKILITVLMLGMSLGYIVPNISSLFRGLETDLIRVIRMMG, from the coding sequence ATGACGGAGATAGCCATAACATTCGAGATACAGAGATTCCTCCTCGTCTTCTTCCGCGTGGCGGCGGTGCTGTTCATGATACCGCTCTTCGCGTCCCGGTCCGTCTCCGCACTGTTCAAGGGCGGGCTTTCCCTCATGATCGCCTATCTTCTCTACGATCTCGTGAAGGCACCCGCGACCGTGCAGCAGGACTCCTTCCTTCTCTTTGTCCTCTGCGCGAAGGAAGTGTTCATCGGGGCTACGATCGGGTTTGTCGTCCGTCTCGTCTTTGTCTCGGCGAGCATGTCGGGCGAGATCATATCACTCCAGGCCGGTCTCGGCTTTGCCCGCTTCATGGACCCCTATTCCCAGCAGCAGGTGTCGTTGCTGGAGCAGATCAAGAACCTCATCGCGCTCCTCGTGTTCTTCGTCATCGACGCGCACCACATGCTCATCAAGGGCATAGCTTACAGTCTGCAGGAACTGCCCATAGGAGCCATGTCCCTCAATTCCTCCCTGGCGGGATTCCTCGTCAAGGCGACGGGGAGCATCTTCGGGTCGGCCTTCAGGATAGGCGCCCCGATAATCGTGACACTCTTTCTCGTGGAACTGGCCTTCGGGATGCTTTCGCGGATGATCCCGCAGGCGAACATCTTCGTCGATGCCATCCCCGTGAAGATACTCATAACCGTGTTGATGCTGGGCATGTCGCTGGGATACATCGTGCCGAACATAAGCTCCCTCTTTCGGGGGCTGGAAACGGATCTCATCCGGGTCATCCGGATGATGGGATAG